Proteins from a genomic interval of Drosophila melanogaster chromosome 2R:
- the Spn43Ab gene encoding serpin 43Ab has product MAVIISCLLLLLATVSQSKTVGYDAAADRNLLAADLYNAVAADHLNENVVISPATIQSSMALAFVGAKGQTASELQQGLRLGPGDADAVSQRSGSYQQALTRDNNFRLANNIYINENLEFKGSFRDVAQRQFDSNIDKLDFHPPYNKRTADGINRAVATKTNGKITDILRAELLNDRTEGVIVNGVSYSAAWQKAFRLDKTEKRSFRTGSGQSVKVDTMWTLQNFNYAEVNSLDAKVVELPYQNPDFSMLLLLPNRKDGLRSLQQSLSGKNLLAEIGAMSQQKVEVLLPKFSVTFGLGLEGPFKKLGVHTMFSRDGDFGNMYRMFVSHFINAVEHKANVEVTEAGVDQPLETGLLKGLFSRSKKFEADHPFVFAIKYKDSIAFIGHIANYAYV; this is encoded by the exons ATGGCTGTCATCATCAGCTGCCTATTAC TTCTCCTCGCGACAGTGTCGCAGTCCAAGACCGTGGGTTACGATGCGGCTGCCGATCGCAATTTGCTGGCTGCCGATCTCTACAACGCCGTGGCCGCCGATCATCTGAACGAAAATGTGGTCATCTCGCCAGCGACCATACAGAGTTCCATGGCGCTGGCCTTCGTGGGGGCCAAGGGTCAGACGGCATCGGAGTTGCAGCAGGGGCTGCGTTTAGGTCCTGGCGATGCGGATGCGGTGAGCCAGCGCAGCGGTAGTTACCAACAGGCCCTGACCCGCGACAACAACTTCCGGCTGGCCAACAACATTTACATCAACGAGAACCTTGAGTTCAAGGGCTCCTTCAGGGACGTGGCCCAGCGCCAGTTCGACTCGAACATCGACAAGCTGGACTTTCACCCGCCGTACAACAAGCGCACGGCGGATGGCATCAACCGGGCGGTGGCCACCAAGACCAACGGCAAGATCACTGACATCCTCCGCGCCGAGCTGCTGAATGATCGCACCGAGGGAGTGATCGTGAACGGCGTTTCCTACTCAGCCGCCTGGCAAAAGGCCTTCCGGCTGGACAAGACCGAAAAGCGCTCCTTCCGCACCGGAAGCGGGCAGTCTGTCAAGGTAGACACCATGTGGACGCTGCAGAACTTCAACTACGCCGAGGTCAACTCCCTGGACGCCAAGGTGGTGGAGCTGCCCTACCAGAACCCCGACTTCTccatgctgctgctcctgcccaATCGCAAGGATGGTCTGAGATCCCTGCAGCAGTCGCTGTCCGGTAAGAATCTTCTGGCCGAAATCGGAGCGATGAGCCAGCAAAAGGTGGAGGTGCTGCTGCCCAAGTTTAGTGTCACCTTTGGCTTGGGTTTGGAGGGACCATTCAAGAAG CTGGGCGTCCATACAATGTTCTCGAGAGATGGTGACTTTGGCAACATGTACCGCATGTTTGTCAGCCATTTCATTAACGCAGTGGAGCACAAGGCCAATGTGGAGGTCACTGAAGCTGGCGTGGATCAACCCCTGGAAACTGGAT TGCTTAAAGGACTCTTTTCGCGCTCCAAGAAGTTCGAGGCAGATCATCCGTTCGTGTTCGCCATCAAGTACAAGGACTCAATCGCCTTTATCGGACACATTGCTAACTATGCTTATGTCTAA
- the Spn43Ad gene encoding serpin 43Ad: protein MIHWRLLSALLVGLAIALTLPVDGELLARSPASVSSNRFGLRLTTKLGLTQPDANVVVSPLLIQAALSLLYAESSSEYGSQLRQALELTHASHPKLAVQDFETLLTDLKQSAAIGCRLRLLSDLYAQQRFTFNFRNEFETLAARMGVGCHRLSWESASNAAQDINYAFLSRSNFSLGELVSAPQLESLAEHNTPFLHVSGVTFRAPWAWAFDPTETQSINFFAGGNRPRLVDAMFGQHRYRYAEVPALDAQLIEVPFATADLRMLIVFPNRPDGLAQLERKLAQSDLHQLRSQLEERKVALTLPKLRVLVHSDLKHVLEELGLAKLFTSEVHLSEVFSSILSSSAPPLGAVVQSGLLELQEDGGNADDSFSFGDLFRRALPLVINHPFFYAIGNGKTLLLSGHIVDI, encoded by the exons ATGATCCACTGGAGACTTCTTTCCGCCCTACTTGTGGGCCTGGCTATAGCTTTAACGCTTCCAGTCGACGGGGAGCTCTTGGCCAGATCGCCGGCCAGCGTCTCGAGTAACCGCTTTGGCCTACGCCTAACTACTAAGTTGGGACTAACTCAACCAGATGCAAATGTGGTGGTTTCCCCCTTGCTTATACAGGCGGCGCTCAGCCTGCTGTATGCGGAAAGTTCTTCGGAGTACGGTAGCCAACTCCGCCAGGCTCTGGAGCTGACCCACGCCAGTCACCCGAAGCTTGCGGTGCAGGACTTCGAGACCCTTTTGACGGACCTCAAGCAGTCGGCTGCCATTGGCTGTCGCTTGCGGTTGCTGAGTGACCTCTACGCACAGCAGCGCTTCACCTTCAACTTCCGCAATGAATTCGAGACCTTGGCCGCCCGAATGGGCGTCGGCTGCCACCGCTTGTCGTGGGAAAGTGCGTCGAACGCGGCCCAGGATATCAACTACGCCTTCCTTAGCCGCAGCAACTTCAGCCTGGGGGAGCTCGTCAGTGCCCCCCAACTCGAGTCCTTGGCCGAGCACAACACGCCCTTTTTACACGTCTCGGGAGTCACCTTCCGAGCCCCTTGGGCTTGGGCCTTCGATCCTACCGAGACGCAGAGCATCAACTTCTTTGCCGGGGGAAATCGCCCCAGGCTGGTGGATGCCATGTTCGGACAGCACCGCTACAGGTACGCTGAAGTGCCCGCTCTGGACGCCCAGCTCATTGAGGTGCCCTTCGCCACTGCAGACCTCCGAATGCTCATTGTATTTCCCAATCGGCCTGATGGCCTGGCCCAACTTGAGAGGAAGCTGGCGCAGTCCGATCTCCACCAGCTAAGGTCCCAGCTCGAGGAGCGCAAGGTGGCCCTCACTCTGCCCAAGCTCAGAGTGCTAGTCCACTCCGACCTGAAGCACGTGCTCGAGGAG TTGGGTCTGGCAAAACTATTCACATCGGAGGTCCACCTGAGCGAGGTCTTCAGCTCCATCCTGTCCAGTTCGGCTCCACCCTTGGGAGCAGTGGTCCAGAGTGGTCTCCTGGAGCTACAGGAGGATGGCGGCAATGCCGACGACTCGTTCT CCTTCGGGGATCTGTTCCGACGAGCCCTGCCCCTGGTCATCAATCACCCGTTCTTTTACGCCATCGGCAATGGCAAAACTCTGCTGCTGTCCGGCCACATCGTCGACATCTGA
- the nec gene encoding necrotic, with protein sequence MASKVSILLLLTVHLLAAQTFAQELIAWQRQQQQQQQQQLQLQQQLLLQQQQHQRNPRPELGLRSLPGNPWTQNNQEAISDVVAVDLTKREPVTPPPNRPPPVFSYMDRFSSELFKEIIKSQSQQNVVFSPFSVHALLALIYGASDGKTFRELQKAGEFSKNAMAVAQDFESVIKYKKHLEGADLTLATKVYYNRELGGVNHSYDEYAKFYFSAGTEAVDMQNAKDTAAKINAWVMDTTRNKIRDLVTPTDVDPQTQALLVNAVYFQGRWEHEFATMDTSPYDFQHTNGRISKVAMMFNDDVYGLAELPELGATALELAYKDSATSMLILLPNETTGLGKMLQQLSRPEFDLNRVAHRLRRQSVAVRLPKFQFEFEQDMTEPLKNLGVHQMFTPNSQVTKLMDQPVRVSKILQKAYINVGEAGTEASAASYAKFVPLSLPPKPTEFVANRPFVFAVRTPASVLFIGHVEYPTPMSV encoded by the exons ATGGCGAGCAAAGTCT CGATCCTTCTCCTGCTAACCGTCCATCTTCTGGCTGCTCAGACCTTCGCCCAGGAGCTCATCGCttggcaacggcaacaacaacagcagcaacagcagcaactgcagctacagcagcaactgctgctgcagcagcaacaacaccaacgTAACCCAAGACCGGAGCTGGGCCTCCGTTCCCTGCCCGGAAACCCGTGGACCCAGAACAATCAGGAAGCCATAAGCGATGTGGTGGCGGTGGACCTAACCAAACGTGAGCCGGTCACTCCGCCACCCAATCGCCCGCCGCCCGTCTTCAGCTACATGGACCGCTTCAGCTCCGAGCTCTTCAAGGAGATCATTAAGTCGCAAAGTCAGCAGAACGTGGTGTTCTCGCCCTTCTCCGTCCACGCGCTGCTGGCCCTGATCTACGGGGCCTCGGACGGAAAAACGTTCCGGGAACTGCAGAAGGCCGGAGAGTTCAGCAAGAACGCCATGGCCGTGGCCCAGGACTTCGAGAGCGTGATCAAGTACAAGAAGCATTTGGAGGGCGCAGATCTGACCCTGGCAACCAAGGTCTACTACAACCGCGAGCTGGGTGGCGTCAACCACAGCTACGATGAGTACGCAAAGTTCTATTTCAGCGCCGGCACGGAGGCTGTCGACATGCAGAACGCCAAAGACACGGCAGCCAAGATCAACGCCTGGGTGATGGACACGACGCGGAACAAGATCCGGGACCTGGTCACACCGACCGACGTTGACCCACAGACGCAGGCGCTCCTTGTGAATGCAGTCTACTTCCAGGGTCGTTGGGAGCACGAATTCGCCACCATGGACACATCACCCTACGACTTTCAGCACACCAACGGCAGAATTTCCAAGGTGGCCATGATGTTCAACGACGATGTGTACGGCCTGGCCGAGCTGCCTGAGCTGGGCGCCACCGCCTTGGAACTGGCCTACAAGGACAGCGCCACCAGCATGCTAATCCTGCTGCCCAATGAGACCACCGGACTGGGCAaaatgctgcagcagctgtcCCGGCCGGAGTTCGATCTCAACCGCGTTGCCCACCGCCTGCGCCGCCAGTCGGTCGCTGTGCGCCTGCCCAAGTTCCAATTCGAGTTCGAGCAGGACATGACCGAGCCGCTAAAGAACCTGGGAGTCCACCAGATGTTCACGCCCAACTCGCAGGTGACCAAGTTGATGGATCAGCCGGTGCGCGTGAGCAAGATCCTGCAGAAGGCCTACATCAATGTGGGCGAGGCGGGCACAGAGGCCTCGGCAGCTTCCT ATGCCAAGTTCGTACCCCTTTCGCTGCCTCCCAAGCCCACGGAGTTCGTCGCCAACCGGCCATTCGTCTTCGCCGTCCGCACACCCGCCTCAGTTCTGTTCATAGGTCACGTGGAGTATCCCACGCCCATGAGCGTCTAA